A stretch of Antennarius striatus isolate MH-2024 chromosome 6, ASM4005453v1, whole genome shotgun sequence DNA encodes these proteins:
- the pgm2l1 gene encoding glucose 1,6-bisphosphate synthase isoform X3, translating into MGDTNDPEHRSTGDPQLDKEVHRWMSWDRGLYSYLCRCFPDLRVRGVVVGFDTRGQEESGCSSQRLATLTSAVLLSRNVPVHLFSSFVPTPYVPYAVKKLEAAAGVMITASHNPKEDNGYKVYWSNGAQICSPRDKEILQSIEQQLEPWSPSCWDEGLVKTSPLRTDPLVQINSCYMDDLNALCFHRGLNRTCPLKFVHSSFHGVGHAFVQQAFQTFGFALPIPVPEQKDPDPDFPSVRCPNPEEGESVLELSLLLAEKEDAQIVLATDPDADRLAVAEKTAGCGWKVFTGNELAALLGWWMFWNWKEAQPVAADSQKVYMLATTVSSKILQAFARVEGINFEETLPGFKWIGNRIQELTAAGNTVVFSFEESIGFLCGSLVPEKDGVSSAAVVAEMASYLHNKNLSLNQQLHNIYQTYGYHVSQTSYVICNDPPTVQRIFSRIRNFDGDGSYPKSCGGVQIVHIRDVTKGYDSSRPDGRCVLPVVSSGHMITFTLQNGVVATLRTSGTEPKIKCYSEFCATPGCSEPSVLGAELRRITATLLDDFLEPDKNNLIGPNS; encoded by the exons ATGGGGGACACGAACGACCCGGAGCACCGGAGCACCGGAGACCCGCAGCTGGACAAGGAGGTCCACCGGTGGATGAGCTGGGACCGg GGTCTCTACTCCTACCTGTGCAGGTGTTTCCCAGACCTGAGGGTTAGAGGAGTCGTGGTCGGGTTCGACACCCGAGGACAGGaggagagcggctgcagcaGTCAGCG TTTGGCCACGCTGACGTCTGCAGTGCTGCTCAGCAGGAATGTTCCCGTTCACCTGTTCTCCTCGTTCGTGCCCACACCTTACGTG ccaTATGCTGTGAAGAAGTTGGAGGCGGCTGCTGGTGTGATGATCACAGCTTCACACAATCCCAAAGAAGACAACGGGTACAAG GTGTACTGGAGTAACGGTGCTCAGATTTGCTCCCCCCGGGACAAGGAGATCCTCCAGAGTAttgagcagcagctggagccCTGGAGCCCCTCCTGCTGGGACGAGGGTCTGGTGAAGACCTCCCCCCTGAGGACTGACCCACTGGTCCAGATCAACAGCTGCTACATGGATGATCTGAACGCCCTCTGCTTTCACAG AGGCCTGAACAGAACTTGTCCGCTGAAGTTTGTGCACTCCTCGTTCCATGGCGTTGGACACGCCTTTGTTCAACAGGCCTTCCAAACCTTCGGCTTCGCTCTGCCGATTCCCGTCCCGGAGCAGAAGGACCCTGACCCCGACTTCCCTTCTGTTCGCTGCCCCAACCCTGAAGAAGGAGAGTCGGTCCTG GAGCTTTCTCTTCTACTGGCAGAGAAGGAAGACGCTCAGATTGTTCTGGCGACGGATCCTGATGCCGACCGTCTGGCTGTAGCGGAGAAGACTGCAGG gtGTGGTTGGAAGGTGTTCACTGGGAATGAGCTGGCCGCCCTGTTGGGTTGGTGGATGTTCTGGAACTGGAAAGAAGCTCAGCCAGTTGCTGCGGACTCTCAGAAGGTCTACATGCTGGCCACCACAGTCTCCTCCAAGATCCTGCAAGCCTTCGCTCGCGTTGAGGGAATCAACTTCGAG GAAACTCTTCCTGGCTTCAAATGGATCGGGAACAGAATCCAGGAACTCACCGCAGCAGGAAACACCGTGGTGTTTTCCTTCGAGGAGTCCATTG GGTTCCTCTGTGGCAGTCTGGTTCCTGAGAAAGATGGTGTGAGTTCAGCGGCAGTCGTGGCTGAAATGGCTTCGTACCTCCACAACAAGAACCTGAGTCTGAACCAACAGCTGCACAACATCTACCAGAC gtaTGGCTATCATGTGTCTCAAACGTCCTACGTGATCTGCAACGACCCCCCCACTGTGCAGAGGATCTTCAGCCGGATACGAAACTTTGACGGCGATGGTTCGTACCCCAAGTCCTGCGGCGGCGTCCAGATTGTCCACATCAGAGACGTTACCAAGGGATACGACAGCAGCCGACCCGATGGCCGATGT GTCCTTCCTGTGGTGAGCAGCGGTCACATGATCACCTTCACGCTTCAGAACGGCGTCGTCGCCACCCTGAGGACCAGCGGCACCGAACCCAAGATCAAGTGTTACTCTGAGTTCTGCGCCACGCCGGGGTGCAg tgAGCCGTCGGTTTTGGGGGCGGAGCTGAGGAGGATCACCGCCACCCTGCTGGACGACTTCCTGGAGCCCGACAAGAACAACCTGATTGGCCCAAactcctga
- the pgm2l1 gene encoding glucose 1,6-bisphosphate synthase isoform X2, translating to MGDTNDPEHRSTGDPQLDKEVHRWMSWDRNTWTRAQVEVLLGGGGLAELRSRLCSRMSFGTAGLRAPMGAGFSRVNDLTVIQSTQGLYSYLCRCFPDLRVRGVVVGFDTRGQEESGCSSQRLATLTSAVLLSRNVPVHLFSSFVPTPYVPYAVKKLEAAAGVMITASHNPKEDNGYKVYWSNGAQICSPRDKEILQSIEQQLEPWSPSCWDEGLVKTSPLRTDPLVQINSCYMDDLNALCFHRGLNRTCPLKFVHSSFHGVGHAFVQQAFQTFGFALPIPVPEQKDPDPDFPSVRCPNPEEGESVLELSLLLAEKEDAQIVLATDPDADRLAVAEKTAGCGWKVFTGNELAALLGWWMFWNWKEAQPVAADSQKVYMLATTVSSKILQAFARVEGINFEETLPGFKWIGNRIQELTAAGNTVVFSFEESIGFLCGSLVPEKDGVSSAAVVAEMASYLHNKNLSLNQQLHNIYQTYGYHVSQTSYVICNDPPTVQRIFSRIRNFDGDGSYPKSCGGVQIVHIRDVTKGYDSSRPDGRCVLPVVSSGHMITFTLQNGVVATLRTSGTEPKIKCYSEFCATPGCSEPSVLGAELRRITATLLDDFLEPDKNNLIGPNS from the exons ATGGGGGACACGAACGACCCGGAGCACCGGAGCACCGGAGACCCGCAGCTGGACAAGGAGGTCCACCGGTGGATGAGCTGGGACCGg AACACCTGGACCCGGGCCCAGGTGGAagtcctgctgggggggggcggtcTGGCTGAGCTCAGGTCTAGACTCTGCAGCAGGATGAGCTTCGGGACGGCGGGGCTCCGAGCGCCAATGGGGGCGGGGTTCAGCCGGGTCAACGACCTCACAGTGATTCAGTCCACCCAG GGTCTCTACTCCTACCTGTGCAGGTGTTTCCCAGACCTGAGGGTTAGAGGAGTCGTGGTCGGGTTCGACACCCGAGGACAGGaggagagcggctgcagcaGTCAGCG TTTGGCCACGCTGACGTCTGCAGTGCTGCTCAGCAGGAATGTTCCCGTTCACCTGTTCTCCTCGTTCGTGCCCACACCTTACGTG ccaTATGCTGTGAAGAAGTTGGAGGCGGCTGCTGGTGTGATGATCACAGCTTCACACAATCCCAAAGAAGACAACGGGTACAAG GTGTACTGGAGTAACGGTGCTCAGATTTGCTCCCCCCGGGACAAGGAGATCCTCCAGAGTAttgagcagcagctggagccCTGGAGCCCCTCCTGCTGGGACGAGGGTCTGGTGAAGACCTCCCCCCTGAGGACTGACCCACTGGTCCAGATCAACAGCTGCTACATGGATGATCTGAACGCCCTCTGCTTTCACAG AGGCCTGAACAGAACTTGTCCGCTGAAGTTTGTGCACTCCTCGTTCCATGGCGTTGGACACGCCTTTGTTCAACAGGCCTTCCAAACCTTCGGCTTCGCTCTGCCGATTCCCGTCCCGGAGCAGAAGGACCCTGACCCCGACTTCCCTTCTGTTCGCTGCCCCAACCCTGAAGAAGGAGAGTCGGTCCTG GAGCTTTCTCTTCTACTGGCAGAGAAGGAAGACGCTCAGATTGTTCTGGCGACGGATCCTGATGCCGACCGTCTGGCTGTAGCGGAGAAGACTGCAGG gtGTGGTTGGAAGGTGTTCACTGGGAATGAGCTGGCCGCCCTGTTGGGTTGGTGGATGTTCTGGAACTGGAAAGAAGCTCAGCCAGTTGCTGCGGACTCTCAGAAGGTCTACATGCTGGCCACCACAGTCTCCTCCAAGATCCTGCAAGCCTTCGCTCGCGTTGAGGGAATCAACTTCGAG GAAACTCTTCCTGGCTTCAAATGGATCGGGAACAGAATCCAGGAACTCACCGCAGCAGGAAACACCGTGGTGTTTTCCTTCGAGGAGTCCATTG GGTTCCTCTGTGGCAGTCTGGTTCCTGAGAAAGATGGTGTGAGTTCAGCGGCAGTCGTGGCTGAAATGGCTTCGTACCTCCACAACAAGAACCTGAGTCTGAACCAACAGCTGCACAACATCTACCAGAC gtaTGGCTATCATGTGTCTCAAACGTCCTACGTGATCTGCAACGACCCCCCCACTGTGCAGAGGATCTTCAGCCGGATACGAAACTTTGACGGCGATGGTTCGTACCCCAAGTCCTGCGGCGGCGTCCAGATTGTCCACATCAGAGACGTTACCAAGGGATACGACAGCAGCCGACCCGATGGCCGATGT GTCCTTCCTGTGGTGAGCAGCGGTCACATGATCACCTTCACGCTTCAGAACGGCGTCGTCGCCACCCTGAGGACCAGCGGCACCGAACCCAAGATCAAGTGTTACTCTGAGTTCTGCGCCACGCCGGGGTGCAg tgAGCCGTCGGTTTTGGGGGCGGAGCTGAGGAGGATCACCGCCACCCTGCTGGACGACTTCCTGGAGCCCGACAAGAACAACCTGATTGGCCCAAactcctga
- the pgm2l1 gene encoding glucose 1,6-bisphosphate synthase isoform X1: MGDTNDPEHRSTGDPQLDKEVHRWMSWDRLSSPPPLPVDLGGSGSGGGDGSSGGVLMLLLSLQNTWTRAQVEVLLGGGGLAELRSRLCSRMSFGTAGLRAPMGAGFSRVNDLTVIQSTQGLYSYLCRCFPDLRVRGVVVGFDTRGQEESGCSSQRLATLTSAVLLSRNVPVHLFSSFVPTPYVPYAVKKLEAAAGVMITASHNPKEDNGYKVYWSNGAQICSPRDKEILQSIEQQLEPWSPSCWDEGLVKTSPLRTDPLVQINSCYMDDLNALCFHRGLNRTCPLKFVHSSFHGVGHAFVQQAFQTFGFALPIPVPEQKDPDPDFPSVRCPNPEEGESVLELSLLLAEKEDAQIVLATDPDADRLAVAEKTAGCGWKVFTGNELAALLGWWMFWNWKEAQPVAADSQKVYMLATTVSSKILQAFARVEGINFEETLPGFKWIGNRIQELTAAGNTVVFSFEESIGFLCGSLVPEKDGVSSAAVVAEMASYLHNKNLSLNQQLHNIYQTYGYHVSQTSYVICNDPPTVQRIFSRIRNFDGDGSYPKSCGGVQIVHIRDVTKGYDSSRPDGRCVLPVVSSGHMITFTLQNGVVATLRTSGTEPKIKCYSEFCATPGCSEPSVLGAELRRITATLLDDFLEPDKNNLIGPNS; the protein is encoded by the exons ATGGGGGACACGAACGACCCGGAGCACCGGAGCACCGGAGACCCGCAGCTGGACAAGGAGGTCCACCGGTGGATGAGCTGGGACCGg CTTtcatctccaccccccctccccgttGATCTagggggttctggttctgggggTGGTGATGGTTCATCTGGAGGGGTTTTGATGCTCCTGCTGTCCCTCCAGAACACCTGGACCCGGGCCCAGGTGGAagtcctgctgggggggggcggtcTGGCTGAGCTCAGGTCTAGACTCTGCAGCAGGATGAGCTTCGGGACGGCGGGGCTCCGAGCGCCAATGGGGGCGGGGTTCAGCCGGGTCAACGACCTCACAGTGATTCAGTCCACCCAG GGTCTCTACTCCTACCTGTGCAGGTGTTTCCCAGACCTGAGGGTTAGAGGAGTCGTGGTCGGGTTCGACACCCGAGGACAGGaggagagcggctgcagcaGTCAGCG TTTGGCCACGCTGACGTCTGCAGTGCTGCTCAGCAGGAATGTTCCCGTTCACCTGTTCTCCTCGTTCGTGCCCACACCTTACGTG ccaTATGCTGTGAAGAAGTTGGAGGCGGCTGCTGGTGTGATGATCACAGCTTCACACAATCCCAAAGAAGACAACGGGTACAAG GTGTACTGGAGTAACGGTGCTCAGATTTGCTCCCCCCGGGACAAGGAGATCCTCCAGAGTAttgagcagcagctggagccCTGGAGCCCCTCCTGCTGGGACGAGGGTCTGGTGAAGACCTCCCCCCTGAGGACTGACCCACTGGTCCAGATCAACAGCTGCTACATGGATGATCTGAACGCCCTCTGCTTTCACAG AGGCCTGAACAGAACTTGTCCGCTGAAGTTTGTGCACTCCTCGTTCCATGGCGTTGGACACGCCTTTGTTCAACAGGCCTTCCAAACCTTCGGCTTCGCTCTGCCGATTCCCGTCCCGGAGCAGAAGGACCCTGACCCCGACTTCCCTTCTGTTCGCTGCCCCAACCCTGAAGAAGGAGAGTCGGTCCTG GAGCTTTCTCTTCTACTGGCAGAGAAGGAAGACGCTCAGATTGTTCTGGCGACGGATCCTGATGCCGACCGTCTGGCTGTAGCGGAGAAGACTGCAGG gtGTGGTTGGAAGGTGTTCACTGGGAATGAGCTGGCCGCCCTGTTGGGTTGGTGGATGTTCTGGAACTGGAAAGAAGCTCAGCCAGTTGCTGCGGACTCTCAGAAGGTCTACATGCTGGCCACCACAGTCTCCTCCAAGATCCTGCAAGCCTTCGCTCGCGTTGAGGGAATCAACTTCGAG GAAACTCTTCCTGGCTTCAAATGGATCGGGAACAGAATCCAGGAACTCACCGCAGCAGGAAACACCGTGGTGTTTTCCTTCGAGGAGTCCATTG GGTTCCTCTGTGGCAGTCTGGTTCCTGAGAAAGATGGTGTGAGTTCAGCGGCAGTCGTGGCTGAAATGGCTTCGTACCTCCACAACAAGAACCTGAGTCTGAACCAACAGCTGCACAACATCTACCAGAC gtaTGGCTATCATGTGTCTCAAACGTCCTACGTGATCTGCAACGACCCCCCCACTGTGCAGAGGATCTTCAGCCGGATACGAAACTTTGACGGCGATGGTTCGTACCCCAAGTCCTGCGGCGGCGTCCAGATTGTCCACATCAGAGACGTTACCAAGGGATACGACAGCAGCCGACCCGATGGCCGATGT GTCCTTCCTGTGGTGAGCAGCGGTCACATGATCACCTTCACGCTTCAGAACGGCGTCGTCGCCACCCTGAGGACCAGCGGCACCGAACCCAAGATCAAGTGTTACTCTGAGTTCTGCGCCACGCCGGGGTGCAg tgAGCCGTCGGTTTTGGGGGCGGAGCTGAGGAGGATCACCGCCACCCTGCTGGACGACTTCCTGGAGCCCGACAAGAACAACCTGATTGGCCCAAactcctga
- the LOC137596218 gene encoding LOW QUALITY PROTEIN: olfactory receptor 4S1-like (The sequence of the model RefSeq protein was modified relative to this genomic sequence to represent the inferred CDS: deleted 1 base in 1 codon), protein MASDLEDVWRDAELLPHAAGAAGPERVSERPSVYFAVALTSYGVTVLVNLTLIFTVVLEKSLHQPIYIFLCNLCFNGVCGASTFYPKLLHDLLADAHLVSYGGCLAQIFAVYCYVFCEFTSLTVMAYDRYLAICRPLQYRTLMTLQKVALLLLLTWTFSLLETLGGTLLTRRLPLCRRHLPRIFCTNWEVVKLSCADTTVNNIYGYVLMFSHLSQFGLIVVSYTHLVRASLRLRSDRRKFVQTCLPHLVTLLVFTSSLVFDIMYSRYGGGSTLQVLHNLLAAEFLVVPPLINPIIYGINLHQIRSRILQKISPRAETRTT, encoded by the exons atggcctcagatttggag GATGTCTGGCGTGAtgctgaactcctcccacacgcTGCTGGTGCTGCAGGGCCTGAACGAGTCAGCGAGCGGCCGTCA GTGTACTTCGCCGTGGCGCTGACGTCGTACGGCGTGACGGTCCTGGTGAACCTGACGCTGATCTTCACCGTGGTTCTGGAGAAGAGCCTCCACCAGCCCATCTACATCTTCTTGTGCAACCTGTGCTTCAACGGCGTGTGCGGCGCCTCCACCTTCTACCCCAAGCTGCTGCACGACCTGCTGGCCGACGCCCACCTGGTCTCGTACGGCGGCTGCCTGGCGCAGATCTTCGCCGTGTACTGCTACGTGTTCTGCGAGTTCACCAGCCTGACGGTGATGGCGTACGACCGCTACCTGGCCATCTGCCGGCCGCTGCAGTACCGCACGCTGATGACCTTGCAGAAGgtggcgctgctgctgctgctcacctgGACCTTCTCGCTGCTGGAAACGCTGGGGGGCACCCTGCTGACGCGCCGCCTACCGCTCTGCCGGCGCCACCTGCCCAGAATCTTCTGCACCAACTGGGAGGTGGTGAAGCTGTCGTGCGCCGACACTACCGTCAACAACATCTACGGCTACGTGCTGATGTTCTCTCACCTGTCGCAGTTCGGCCTCATTGTGGTGTCCTACACGCACCTGGTGCGGGCGTCGCTGCGCTTGCGTTCTGACCGCAGGAAGTTCGTCCAGACGTGTCTGCCGCACCTGGTCACGCTGCTGGTGTTCACCAGCTCGCTAGTGTTCGACATCATGTACTCACGCTACGGCGGCGGCAGCACGCTGCAGGTGCTGCACAACCTGCTGGCCGCCGAGTTCCTGGTGGTCCCACCCCTCATCAACCCCATCATCTACGGCATCAACCTGCACCAGATCCGCTCCAGGATCCTCCAGAAGATCAGCCCCAGAGCGGAGACCAGGACCACGTGA
- the lipt2 gene encoding octanoyl-[acyl-carrier-protein]:protein N-octanoyltransferase LIPT2, mitochondrial — MGGRPVVQVVRLGLVSYQEALKQQQAYVNLTRSGSAHALLLCQHPPVYTTGIRHKPYPPAQLDRLRLLGADVHRTNRGGLITFHGPGQLVCYPVLNLSSFQKSVRWYVGALEETILSLCSGFGIRASTSPHTGVWVGDNKICAIGIHCGHWVTSHGLALNCNTDLSWFRHIVPCGVPGKGVTSLSAELQRDVGVDETVPHLLHAFRERFCCRLTDGPPPGSGQTDGPPPGSGQTDGPPPGSGQTDGPPPGSGQTDEPPPGSGQTDGPPPGSGQTDGPPPGSGQTDGPPPGSGQHRGE; from the exons ATGGGGGGCCGCCCGGTGGTGCAGGTGGTCCGTCTGGGCCTGGTGTCCTACCAGGAGGccctgaagcagcagcaggccTACGTGAACTTGACCCGCAGCGGTTCTGCTCACGCGCTGCTGCTGTGCCAGCACCCCCCTGTCTACACCACCGGGATCCGCCACAAACCGTACCCCCCAGCCCAGCTGGACCGCCTGCGCCTGCTGGGGGCCGACGTCCACCGGACCAACCGGGGCGGCCTCATCACTTTCCACGGGCCGGGACAGCTGGTCTGCTACCCGGTGCTCAACCTGAGCAGCTTCCAGAAG AGCGTCCGCTGGTACGTGGGGGCACTGGAGGAGACCATCCTGTCCCTGTGCAGCGGCTTCGGGATCCGGGCATCCACGTCGCCCCACACGGGCGTCTGGGTCGGAGACAACAAGATCTGTGCCATCG ggatACACTGTGGCCACTGGGTCACGTCCCACGGACTCGCCCTGAACTGCAACACGGACCTGTCCTGGTTCCGCCACATCGTCCCGTGTGGCGTCCCCGGCAAGGGGGTGACGTCCCTGAGCGCCGAGCTGCAGAGGGACGTGGGGGTGGACGAAACCGTCCCCCACCTGCTGCACGCCTTCAGGGAGCGCTTCTGCTGCCGGCTGACGGACGGGCCCCCGCCCGGGTCTGGGCAGACGGACGGGCCCCCGCCCGGGTCTGGGCAGACGGACGGGCCCCCGCCCGGGTCTGGGCAGACGGACGGGCCCCCGCCCGGGTCTGGGCAGACGGACGAGCCCCCGCCCGGGTCTGGGCAGACGGACGGGCCCCCGCCCGGGTCTGGGCAGACGGACGGGCCCCCGCCCGGGTCTGGGCAGACGGACGGGCCCCCGCCCGGGTCTGGGCAGCACAGAGGAGAGTAG